A genomic window from Sulfurospirillum diekertiae includes:
- a CDS encoding hybrid sensor histidine kinase/response regulator has product MEDIQEILEDFLVEAFELIEQLDQNLVELEGNPDDLELLNSIFRVAHTIKGSSSFLNFDILTGLTHHMEDVLNKARHGDLKLTPEVMDVVLESIDLMKSLLHAIRDSGNDTSAGIDITDICRRLDIISNGDVAPTAVQELVDESPVPESEENDNTDYSKLSDKEVEDEIERLLKMRKEEDRKRRENNGAPKAAAAVSTPSFESLKDHDEDDDAPKVIEPVVTKRATAENAPAKKESASSMEQTIRVEVKRLDHLMNLIGELVLGKNRLLKIYDDVEERYEGEKFLEELNQVVSSISLVTTDLQIAVMKTRMLPIAKVFNKFPRMVRDLSRELGKQIELEISGEETELDKSIVEEIGDPLVHIIRNSCDHGIEDGATRRAQGKSEMGLIQLKAYNEGNHIVIEITDDGKGLDPDLLRTKAIEKGMITEREADAMSDKEAYALVFRPSFSTAKVVTNVSGRGVGMDVVKTNIEKLNGIIDVDSEIGHGTVIKLKIPLTLAIIQALLVGAQEEYYAIPLASVLETVRIPLDEIYTIEGKNVLRLRDEVLSLVRLSDIFGVKQVYEGGEHTYVVVIGLAESKLGVVVDTLVGQEEIVIKSLGDYLQGIEGIAGATIRGDGRVTLIVDVAALMNLAKGITVDIRASAEAVVKTKTVPSDYIVLAVDDSAMDRNIMKKSMEPIGVKVLEASNGQEALNMLKSAEYSIDAVLIDIEMPRMDGYTLAGEIRKYSKYKNLPLIAVTSRTSKADRLRGVESGMSEYITKPYSPEYLESVVRKNIKL; this is encoded by the coding sequence ATGGAAGATATTCAAGAAATTTTAGAAGATTTTTTGGTTGAAGCGTTCGAACTTATTGAACAACTTGATCAAAATTTAGTGGAACTAGAGGGAAATCCAGATGATTTGGAACTCCTCAATAGTATTTTTAGGGTCGCACATACGATAAAAGGGTCGTCATCCTTTTTAAATTTCGATATTTTGACTGGCTTAACCCATCACATGGAAGATGTTCTTAACAAAGCACGCCATGGTGACTTAAAACTCACACCAGAAGTTATGGATGTTGTTTTGGAATCTATTGACTTGATGAAAAGCTTGCTTCATGCCATTCGTGATAGTGGCAATGATACTTCCGCAGGTATTGACATTACAGACATTTGTCGCCGTTTAGACATTATCTCTAATGGTGATGTGGCTCCAACAGCCGTTCAAGAACTTGTAGATGAGTCCCCCGTTCCAGAGTCAGAAGAGAATGATAATACAGACTACTCAAAACTCAGCGACAAAGAAGTTGAAGACGAAATCGAACGTCTTTTGAAAATGCGTAAAGAAGAAGATCGTAAGCGAAGAGAAAACAATGGTGCACCAAAAGCAGCAGCTGCTGTTTCGACGCCATCCTTTGAAAGCTTAAAAGATCATGACGAAGACGATGACGCACCCAAAGTTATAGAACCAGTCGTTACAAAACGAGCCACTGCAGAAAATGCACCTGCTAAAAAAGAGTCTGCAAGTTCTATGGAGCAAACCATCAGGGTCGAGGTTAAACGACTGGATCACTTGATGAACTTAATCGGTGAACTTGTTTTGGGTAAAAATAGATTGCTCAAAATTTACGATGATGTTGAAGAACGCTATGAAGGTGAAAAATTCTTAGAAGAGTTAAATCAAGTGGTTTCATCTATTTCCCTTGTTACCACCGATCTTCAAATTGCGGTTATGAAAACAAGAATGCTTCCTATTGCCAAAGTCTTTAACAAATTCCCACGCATGGTACGCGATCTTTCACGAGAGCTTGGAAAACAGATTGAGCTTGAAATTTCAGGTGAAGAGACTGAGCTTGATAAATCCATTGTTGAAGAGATTGGTGATCCTCTTGTTCACATTATTCGTAACTCATGTGATCATGGTATTGAAGATGGGGCGACGAGACGTGCTCAAGGTAAATCGGAGATGGGACTTATTCAGCTCAAAGCGTACAATGAGGGAAATCACATTGTTATTGAAATTACCGATGATGGTAAAGGGCTTGATCCTGATTTACTTCGCACAAAAGCGATTGAAAAAGGCATGATTACTGAACGTGAAGCCGATGCAATGAGTGATAAAGAAGCGTATGCGTTGGTCTTTAGACCATCCTTCTCCACCGCTAAAGTTGTCACCAATGTTTCAGGTCGTGGTGTTGGTATGGATGTTGTTAAAACGAATATTGAAAAACTAAACGGTATCATTGATGTCGATAGTGAAATCGGTCATGGTACGGTTATAAAACTTAAAATTCCTCTAACGTTAGCGATCATTCAAGCCTTGTTGGTCGGTGCACAAGAAGAGTACTACGCCATTCCATTAGCATCGGTTTTAGAGACGGTTCGTATTCCTTTGGATGAAATTTATACGATTGAAGGTAAAAATGTTCTTAGACTTCGTGATGAAGTTCTTTCACTTGTCCGTCTTTCCGACATCTTTGGTGTCAAACAAGTGTATGAAGGTGGCGAGCATACGTATGTCGTTGTCATCGGACTTGCTGAGTCAAAACTGGGTGTTGTTGTGGACACGTTGGTCGGTCAGGAAGAGATTGTTATTAAATCTCTTGGTGATTATCTCCAAGGCATTGAAGGCATTGCCGGTGCAACTATCAGAGGTGATGGACGCGTAACACTCATTGTGGATGTTGCAGCTCTTATGAACCTTGCAAAAGGCATCACCGTTGATATTCGTGCGAGTGCAGAAGCAGTGGTTAAAACAAAAACAGTTCCAAGTGACTACATTGTCTTAGCGGTTGATGATAGTGCCATGGATCGCAATATCATGAAAAAATCGATGGAACCCATTGGCGTTAAAGTCCTTGAAGCCAGCAATGGTCAAGAAGCACTCAATATGCTCAAATCGGCTGAATACAGCATTGATGCGGTCTTAATTGATATTGAAATGCCACGTATGGATGGATATACCCTTGCGGGTGAAATTCGTAAATACTCGAAGTATAAAAACCTTCCATTGATTGCGGTAACATCACGTACATCCAAAGCTGATAGGCTAAGAGGCGTTGAATCAGGCATGAGTGAATACATCACCAAACCATACTCTCCCGAATACCTCGAGAGTGTCGTGCGAAAAAATATAAAACTATAA
- a CDS encoding chemotaxis protein CheW, with translation MNDKLNQILQKQQQQVDEPHKKEDDIIQLVGFIIGQEEYAVPILSIQEIIKPIEYTRVPSVPTYILGVFNLRGSVIPLIDLRSKFKMDPSKVTEDTRYIVMKGSDNTAGFVIDRLTEAIRIKSSRIGPPPETIHAEKGMVYGIGMRDENILTILKVEQLLKRDF, from the coding sequence ATGAACGATAAACTAAATCAAATTCTTCAAAAACAGCAACAACAAGTTGATGAGCCACACAAAAAAGAGGATGATATTATTCAATTGGTTGGATTCATTATAGGTCAAGAAGAGTATGCCGTGCCAATTTTGAGTATTCAAGAGATTATCAAACCGATCGAATACACCAGAGTACCTAGTGTACCGACGTATATTTTGGGTGTTTTTAATCTAAGAGGGAGTGTTATTCCTTTGATTGATCTAAGAAGCAAGTTTAAGATGGATCCTTCAAAAGTAACTGAAGATACACGCTACATAGTCATGAAAGGTTCAGATAACACTGCAGGCTTTGTGATTGATCGTTTGACCGAAGCGATTCGTATTAAAAGTAGCCGCATTGGACCACCACCTGAAACGATTCACGCGGAAAAAGGGATGGTTTATGGAATTGGTATGAGAGATGAGAATATCTTAACCATTCTAAAAGTGGAGCAACTTTTAAAAAGAGATTTTTAA
- a CDS encoding methylenetetrahydrofolate reductase encodes MIDSFIEKLKYDTFLTLETTPMHEPTFEPIIEKIAQFGLDKKVDGFSTTDNPLARLKFNAFFGALKLQTRFTKPVITTMSMRDRNKVALQSDLLGANAYDLRTILCLTGDPASASDQPAVKGVFEGNSTLLLEIIQCFNAGIDYSGKPFKTQPKPIYPFAVCNAHANTPKNLMKKMATKIEHGAVGIITQPVYSVENATMLLELLKDAKSAANKEQSHTQLILGFFPIVKLRTAQFLAAHVPGIYVPPLWMEKLAKAKKISEEEEKKVGFELSRNAFLALKKVHPKIHMMSANNFELVADLLQS; translated from the coding sequence ATGATTGATTCTTTTATTGAAAAACTCAAATACGACACGTTCTTAACACTTGAAACAACACCTATGCACGAGCCGACATTCGAACCTATTATTGAAAAGATAGCTCAGTTTGGACTGGATAAAAAAGTAGATGGTTTTAGTACTACAGATAACCCTCTCGCGCGGCTTAAATTTAATGCTTTTTTCGGTGCACTTAAACTTCAAACTCGTTTTACGAAACCTGTCATTACTACGATGAGCATGAGAGATCGCAATAAAGTTGCTTTGCAATCTGATCTTTTAGGGGCAAATGCCTATGATTTACGAACGATCTTATGCCTCACAGGAGATCCTGCAAGTGCTAGTGATCAGCCAGCTGTTAAAGGTGTTTTTGAAGGCAATAGCACCCTTCTTTTGGAGATTATTCAATGTTTTAATGCAGGAATAGACTACTCTGGAAAGCCGTTTAAAACACAGCCTAAACCTATCTACCCTTTTGCCGTCTGCAATGCACACGCCAATACTCCTAAAAATTTGATGAAAAAAATGGCAACAAAGATTGAGCACGGAGCAGTAGGAATTATCACACAACCGGTTTACAGTGTTGAAAATGCAACCATGCTTTTAGAACTTCTAAAAGATGCCAAATCAGCCGCTAATAAAGAGCAGAGTCACACACAACTTATTTTAGGATTTTTCCCGATTGTAAAACTACGTACAGCTCAATTTTTAGCTGCTCATGTGCCAGGTATTTATGTCCCACCTCTTTGGATGGAAAAGCTAGCAAAGGCTAAAAAAATCAGTGAAGAGGAAGAAAAAAAAGTAGGATTTGAACTTTCGCGCAACGCTTTTTTAGCACTTAAAAAAGTACATCCAAAAATTCATATGATGAGTGCTAACAATTTTGAGTTAGTCGCAGATTTATTGCAGTCTTAA
- the serB gene encoding phosphoserine phosphatase SerB: MKLCVFDFDSTLMNGETIDFLAKEHGVEKEVSMITEAAMRGELDFFESLTTRVGLLKGMNARKAEEICASLPLMNGAKEAIVGLKAKGYTVVVFSGGFRIATTPAKAILGFDADFANVLHARDGHLSGLVGGDMMFGFSKGDMLKRVQNLLHVNYENTIAVGDGANDISMFECAAKKVAFCAKPILKNAANVVIDEKDMRHLLQFI, translated from the coding sequence GTGAAGTTGTGCGTTTTCGATTTTGACTCGACACTGATGAATGGCGAAACCATTGATTTTTTGGCAAAAGAGCACGGTGTTGAGAAAGAAGTCTCGATGATAACGGAAGCTGCCATGCGAGGAGAGCTTGATTTTTTTGAGAGTTTAACTACCCGTGTTGGGCTTTTAAAAGGTATGAATGCAAGAAAAGCTGAAGAAATTTGTGCGTCATTGCCGCTGATGAATGGTGCTAAAGAGGCGATTGTGGGGCTGAAAGCAAAAGGGTATACTGTAGTTGTTTTTAGCGGGGGCTTTCGTATTGCAACGACACCAGCAAAGGCAATATTAGGATTTGATGCGGATTTTGCCAATGTGCTACATGCTCGCGATGGTCATTTAAGTGGTCTTGTGGGTGGTGATATGATGTTTGGTTTTTCAAAAGGTGATATGCTAAAACGCGTGCAAAATCTTTTACATGTAAACTATGAAAATACCATTGCAGTAGGGGATGGGGCGAACGATATCTCCATGTTTGAGTGTGCGGCCAAAAAAGTGGCATTTTGTGCCAAACCCATTTTAAAAAATGCGGCCAACGTTGTGATCGATGAGAAAGATATGCGTCATCTTCTCCAATTTATTTAA
- a CDS encoding transaldolase: protein MYKNDIKFSLWCDFVERSFLEGEFGDLIEKKIVNAATSNPSIFKSAFLGSPAYAEDKAKLHGKSAKEMYEALAIGDIQRAAKKLLPLYEKGDDGFISIEVDPFLCDDAEATIEEGKRLFKAIGYPNVMIKVPATEEGFIAMEVLLSEGINVNATLIFSDIQTKYCLEAFTRANETLVKKGTKKLPQAVISIFVSRFDRKLDEHFKKIDFVLSRVGIMNAMRAYELIQNAQLPNVRALFASTGVKGDELSPDYYIRELLLPNSINTAPLGTIKAFIGSSKECESIELRSDWIENFFHSLAANGVDMNAVCDELMDEGLSAFKDAFVEILDELK from the coding sequence ATGTATAAGAATGATATTAAATTTTCGTTATGGTGTGATTTTGTTGAGCGAAGTTTTTTAGAGGGTGAATTTGGTGATTTGATTGAGAAAAAGATTGTTAATGCGGCCACCAGTAATCCTTCAATTTTTAAGTCTGCTTTTTTAGGCTCACCTGCGTATGCGGAGGATAAGGCAAAGCTTCATGGCAAATCTGCCAAAGAAATGTATGAAGCACTAGCGATTGGAGATATTCAACGTGCAGCTAAAAAGCTCTTGCCTCTTTATGAAAAGGGTGATGATGGTTTTATCAGCATAGAGGTTGATCCTTTCTTATGTGATGATGCAGAAGCAACCATTGAAGAGGGAAAACGTCTTTTTAAAGCCATTGGATATCCGAATGTTATGATCAAAGTTCCCGCAACAGAAGAGGGTTTTATTGCGATGGAAGTACTCTTAAGCGAAGGGATTAACGTCAATGCAACATTGATTTTTTCTGACATCCAGACGAAATATTGTCTAGAGGCATTTACGCGTGCGAATGAAACTTTAGTAAAAAAAGGGACTAAAAAACTTCCTCAAGCGGTGATTAGTATCTTTGTGAGTCGATTTGATCGCAAACTGGATGAACACTTCAAAAAAATTGATTTTGTTCTTTCACGCGTGGGGATTATGAACGCAATGAGAGCATATGAGCTTATTCAAAATGCACAGTTGCCAAATGTAAGAGCATTGTTTGCTAGCACCGGTGTTAAAGGTGATGAATTAAGCCCTGATTATTATATTCGCGAATTATTGCTTCCAAATTCGATTAATACAGCACCATTAGGAACGATTAAAGCTTTTATTGGCTCTTCTAAAGAGTGTGAATCTATTGAATTACGTTCTGATTGGATTGAAAACTTTTTTCACTCACTTGCAGCAAATGGCGTTGATATGAATGCCGTATGCGATGAGTTAATGGATGAAGGGTTAAGTGCCTTTAAAGATGCTTTTGTGGAGATTTTAGACGAACTAAAATAG
- a CDS encoding type IV pilus twitching motility protein PilT, with product MQNGVNVSELTFEMTKKLKFYLSKLVEHRGSDLHVKTGTTIRGRINGEIVSFSREVLAYQDGLTLAKELLRSRFPELVEKKNIDFTFKLNDEYRFRVNMFFQVDGVSAVFRTIPMVLPTIESLHLPTIINTLCDLPRGLILVTGPTGSGKTTTLASMINRINKTQKKHIITIEDPVEFIYKDELCVVNQRAIGQDAISFSDALRAALREDPDVILVGEMRDLETIETAMHAAETGHLVLSTLHTVDAKETIGRIIGMFPGSEQNRIKMSLASVLQGVIAQRLVKTVDHGRTAAVEILVKNARIEALILEDREGEIPDAIKEGKDVYKTQTFDQALLGLYAEGKIAREEAIQSSTSRNDITMALDFYDADKSQKETRKETVRVSLKELKENDKDIIGLKQ from the coding sequence ATGCAAAACGGGGTAAATGTTAGCGAACTTACGTTTGAGATGACCAAAAAGCTCAAATTTTATTTGAGTAAATTGGTAGAGCATCGCGGAAGTGATTTACATGTAAAAACGGGAACGACGATTCGCGGGCGAATCAACGGTGAAATTGTCTCTTTTTCTAGAGAGGTTCTTGCGTATCAAGATGGTCTTACACTAGCAAAAGAGCTTCTTCGAAGTCGTTTCCCTGAATTGGTAGAGAAAAAAAATATTGACTTTACGTTTAAACTCAACGATGAGTACCGATTTCGTGTCAATATGTTTTTTCAAGTAGATGGTGTCTCAGCGGTTTTTAGAACAATTCCGATGGTACTTCCAACCATAGAATCCCTTCATTTACCTACTATTATTAATACACTTTGTGATCTTCCTCGTGGACTTATCTTGGTGACAGGTCCTACGGGATCAGGTAAAACAACCACGCTGGCTTCCATGATTAATCGCATCAATAAAACACAAAAAAAACATATTATTACGATTGAAGATCCTGTGGAGTTTATTTATAAAGACGAACTATGTGTGGTGAACCAACGTGCGATTGGTCAAGATGCTATTTCGTTTTCAGATGCTTTACGTGCAGCATTGCGTGAAGACCCCGATGTGATTTTAGTCGGTGAGATGAGAGACCTTGAAACGATTGAAACAGCGATGCATGCGGCAGAAACAGGTCACTTAGTGCTCTCCACGTTGCATACGGTGGATGCAAAAGAGACTATAGGACGTATTATTGGTATGTTTCCGGGAAGTGAACAAAACCGCATTAAGATGTCATTAGCATCTGTTTTACAAGGGGTTATTGCACAACGGTTGGTCAAAACAGTCGATCATGGACGAACTGCTGCCGTTGAGATCTTGGTCAAAAATGCAAGAATTGAAGCACTGATTTTAGAAGATCGAGAAGGTGAAATCCCTGATGCCATTAAAGAGGGGAAAGATGTTTATAAAACACAAACATTTGATCAAGCTCTTTTAGGATTATATGCAGAAGGCAAAATTGCGCGTGAAGAAGCCATCCAAAGTTCTACCAGCCGCAATGATATTACAATGGCTTTGGATTTTTACGATGCTGATAAAAGTCAAAAAGAGACACGCAAAGAAACTGTAAGGGTCAGTCTTAAAGAGCTTAAAGAAAATGACAAAGACATTATTGGTTTAAAACAATAA
- the pth gene encoding aminoacyl-tRNA hydrolase: protein MTLIVGLGNPDLQYKNNRHNVGFMVIDALLDDQSSCEKITKANFKGELFKVPSMLLLKPATYMNLSGESVRAVDDYFKPDQIIVIHDDLDLPFGTLRFKIGGGHGGHNGLRSIDAHIGPEYIRVRIGIGKPSLKSDVAKYVLSDFSACQREFLPGIILHVKKSVKALLTGDLKEVSLQYSLKQTLCNEDKA, encoded by the coding sequence ATGACACTGATCGTAGGGCTTGGGAATCCAGACTTACAGTATAAAAATAATCGACATAACGTCGGTTTTATGGTCATCGATGCATTGCTCGATGACCAGTCTTCATGCGAAAAAATCACCAAAGCCAATTTCAAAGGCGAGCTTTTTAAAGTCCCCTCCATGCTTCTTCTTAAACCAGCAACGTATATGAATCTTTCTGGAGAGAGTGTACGTGCCGTGGATGACTACTTTAAGCCCGATCAAATTATTGTTATTCATGATGATTTAGACTTACCCTTTGGAACACTTCGCTTTAAGATAGGTGGTGGGCATGGTGGACACAATGGACTTCGCTCTATTGATGCTCATATAGGACCTGAATACATTAGGGTACGTATTGGTATTGGGAAGCCCTCTTTAAAAAGCGATGTAGCCAAATATGTCCTCTCTGATTTTTCAGCGTGTCAAAGAGAATTTTTACCCGGAATTATTTTACATGTAAAAAAAAGCGTTAAAGCATTACTCACCGGGGATTTAAAAGAAGTTTCGCTACAATACTCGCTTAAACAAACTCTATGTAATGAGGATAAGGCATGA
- a CDS encoding LptF/LptG family permease — MKLFEKYIIQNYLKNFFVIFIALDLFYVGVDLLTNYNNIPDSANLQILYALFQGMNAVNYVLPLSIVFGMIVTYFGMIKSNELICMYASSISKRSLVKPFFITSLVLTLSYIGLNCTEFAYAYEYSSNLKKYNSISNSAEDLFLKNNNQYIYFKKLDPLKQVAYDVTIFEVDNVDLTKVIRASVATFVDNHWILEHVSITHKPKVSSLDDEGFRIENVEKLKMMENFKPKIMDNVYQSEYALSISDGIDALRFFDNQNVNTSKIKATLFYQLFFPFFAPFLIVVLYYKAPMMGRYFNMALVASSFAFVTLVVWSGLFLLSRLAANGVILSEIAILFPIILLVGIAAYFYSKR; from the coding sequence ATGAAACTTTTTGAGAAATATATTATTCAAAATTATCTCAAAAATTTCTTCGTTATATTCATTGCACTCGATCTTTTTTATGTGGGCGTTGATCTTCTAACCAACTACAATAACATTCCTGATTCTGCAAATTTACAGATTCTTTATGCACTTTTTCAAGGCATGAATGCTGTCAATTACGTGCTTCCTCTTTCTATCGTTTTTGGTATGATTGTAACTTATTTTGGCATGATTAAGTCAAATGAACTTATCTGTATGTATGCTTCAAGTATTAGTAAACGTTCTCTTGTTAAACCGTTTTTTATTACTTCCCTAGTCTTGACACTTTCTTATATTGGACTCAATTGTACAGAATTTGCATACGCTTATGAGTATAGCTCTAATCTTAAAAAATACAACAGTATTTCCAATAGCGCCGAAGATCTGTTCTTAAAAAACAACAATCAATATATTTATTTCAAAAAACTTGATCCTCTAAAGCAAGTAGCGTATGATGTGACTATCTTTGAAGTTGATAACGTTGATTTAACGAAAGTAATTCGCGCTTCTGTAGCTACTTTTGTTGATAATCATTGGATTTTGGAACATGTGAGCATTACCCATAAGCCCAAAGTTTCTTCATTAGATGACGAAGGTTTTCGTATTGAAAATGTTGAAAAATTGAAAATGATGGAAAATTTTAAACCTAAAATTATGGATAATGTATACCAAAGCGAATATGCCCTTTCTATTAGCGATGGTATAGATGCCTTACGTTTTTTTGATAACCAAAATGTCAATACAAGTAAAATCAAAGCAACACTTTTTTATCAGCTTTTCTTCCCATTTTTTGCTCCTTTCTTAATCGTTGTTTTGTATTATAAAGCGCCAATGATGGGGCGTTATTTTAATATGGCACTTGTTGCTTCTTCTTTCGCTTTTGTAACTCTCGTTGTCTGGAGTGGACTCTTCTTATTAAGTCGTTTAGCGGCTAATGGCGTTATACTCTCCGAAATTGCTATTTTATTTCCTATAATACTTCTTGTTGGTATTGCCGCTTATTTTTATTCCAAACGCTAA
- the lysA gene encoding diaminopimelate decarboxylase yields MTKFSALAQKYGTPLYVYDFDTIAQKFLLLKESFKARKSLICFAVKSNSNLSVLKHIASLGAGCDCVSIGEVKRALVAGIPKYKIIFSGVGKRDDEIEEALQNDILMLNLESEEEMNRVEMIASKLGVVARISIRVNPNIDPKTHPYISTGLHENKFGVDLESAKRMYIYAKNSSSLDPVGIHFHIGSQITEVEPFKEAALVLANLLRNLKALKIDIKFFDVGGGIGIQYKDETTVPLYEYAQSIFSALSGLDVTLVCEPGRYLVGESGYFLTRVLYEKNNGFKRFVIVDGAMNDLIRPSLYHAYHAIEVEGKENQATTKCDVVGPICESGDFLAKDIELPALEHDDLLIVKSAGAYGFTMSSNYNTRSRVAEIALQNGEDRLIRQRESFEDVIALERAYL; encoded by the coding sequence ATGACGAAATTCTCTGCATTAGCACAAAAATATGGTACTCCTTTATACGTTTATGATTTTGACACAATTGCTCAAAAATTTTTATTACTAAAAGAGTCCTTTAAAGCACGCAAATCTCTCATCTGTTTTGCTGTAAAATCAAACTCTAATCTCTCTGTGTTGAAACATATAGCAAGCCTAGGTGCAGGATGTGATTGTGTTTCTATAGGCGAAGTTAAGCGCGCTTTAGTTGCCGGTATCCCAAAATATAAAATTATTTTTAGTGGCGTGGGTAAACGAGACGATGAAATCGAAGAGGCACTTCAAAATGATATTTTGATGCTGAATCTTGAGAGTGAAGAAGAGATGAATCGTGTTGAGATGATTGCATCCAAACTAGGGGTGGTTGCACGCATTAGTATCCGCGTCAATCCTAATATTGACCCAAAAACACATCCGTATATTTCAACGGGTCTTCATGAAAATAAATTTGGTGTTGATTTGGAAAGTGCAAAACGGATGTATATTTATGCCAAAAATAGTAGTTCACTTGACCCTGTCGGCATCCATTTTCACATTGGAAGTCAAATAACAGAAGTGGAGCCATTTAAAGAAGCAGCTCTTGTTCTGGCTAACTTGCTTCGTAACCTTAAAGCGCTTAAGATTGATATTAAGTTTTTTGATGTGGGTGGTGGAATTGGTATTCAGTACAAAGATGAAACAACGGTTCCACTTTATGAGTATGCGCAGTCAATTTTTAGTGCGCTGAGTGGTTTAGATGTGACACTTGTATGCGAACCAGGACGTTATTTGGTTGGAGAAAGTGGTTACTTCTTAACACGCGTACTGTATGAAAAAAACAATGGCTTTAAACGCTTTGTCATTGTAGATGGTGCGATGAATGATCTGATTCGCCCTAGCCTTTACCATGCCTATCATGCGATTGAAGTGGAAGGGAAAGAAAACCAAGCCACAACAAAGTGTGATGTAGTTGGGCCTATTTGTGAAAGTGGTGACTTTCTTGCTAAGGATATTGAATTACCTGCTCTTGAGCATGATGATCTCTTAATTGTTAAAAGTGCGGGAGCGTATGGCTTTACGATGAGCAGTAATTATAATACACGCTCACGTGTTGCAGAAATTGCACTTCAAAATGGTGAAGATCGCTTAATTCGCCAACGTGAAAGCTTTGAAGATGTGATTGCTCTGGAGAGAGCATATTTATGA
- the pheA gene encoding prephenate dehydratase: MQTIEHYRKKIDHIDDQILKLLNERMELVKEIGRAKQTSGTAIYRPEREKEILDRLKGLNEGALNPKAIDAIFLEVFAVSRNLEFPEKIAFMGPEGSYTHQAAESRFGAMGSYIELSSIEAVFHVLENGEAKYGVVPVENNTAGAVGTTLDCLGKFNSKIVAELYMDIHHSFATVCEDIKKVKRIYSHPQGYNQCRKFLEEHMLLGVEFIPTKSTAEAAKKASEDYDAAAICSHIAAKLSNLPVLFEKIEDNMANQTRFLILSDFKNKKGIHNKTSILAKTDDKPGGLVEFLQTFQDQKVNLTKIESRPTKEKGFQSIFYMDFEGHIDDDNVQKVIEENRDRYDIKWLGSYICGG; this comes from the coding sequence ATGCAAACAATAGAACACTATAGAAAAAAGATTGATCATATTGACGATCAGATCTTAAAATTGCTCAATGAACGTATGGAACTGGTCAAAGAGATTGGTCGTGCCAAACAAACGAGTGGAACAGCGATTTATCGACCTGAGCGCGAAAAAGAGATATTAGATCGTCTTAAAGGACTCAATGAAGGTGCTCTCAATCCTAAAGCGATTGATGCCATCTTTTTAGAAGTTTTTGCGGTCAGTCGCAACCTTGAATTTCCTGAGAAAATTGCGTTTATGGGACCAGAGGGAAGTTACACACATCAAGCTGCAGAGAGCCGTTTTGGTGCAATGGGCAGTTATATTGAGCTAAGCTCCATTGAAGCAGTCTTTCACGTCTTGGAAAATGGTGAAGCCAAATACGGTGTCGTTCCCGTAGAAAACAATACGGCCGGTGCGGTAGGGACAACACTGGATTGTTTAGGAAAATTTAACTCAAAAATTGTGGCAGAACTTTACATGGATATTCATCACTCTTTTGCTACGGTATGTGAAGATATTAAAAAAGTGAAACGTATCTATTCACATCCGCAAGGTTATAATCAGTGTCGAAAATTTTTAGAAGAACATATGCTTTTAGGGGTGGAATTTATTCCAACCAAGTCAACGGCAGAAGCAGCTAAAAAAGCAAGTGAAGATTATGATGCTGCGGCAATTTGTTCTCATATTGCTGCTAAATTATCGAATCTGCCCGTCTTATTTGAAAAAATTGAAGACAATATGGCGAACCAAACACGCTTTTTGATTTTGAGTGATTTTAAAAATAAAAAAGGGATTCATAATAAAACCTCCATTCTAGCAAAAACGGATGATAAACCAGGTGGGTTGGTTGAGTTCTTGCAAACGTTTCAAGACCAGAAGGTCAATCTTACCAAGATTGAATCACGCCCAACGAAAGAGAAAGGGTTTCAGTCCATTTTTTATATGGATTTTGAAGGACATATTGATGATGACAATGTCCAAAAAGTGATCGAAGAAAATAGAGATAGATACGATATTAAATGGCTTGGAAGCTATATTTGTGGAGGATGA